A single region of the Salvia miltiorrhiza cultivar Shanhuang (shh) chromosome 8, IMPLAD_Smil_shh, whole genome shotgun sequence genome encodes:
- the LOC131001172 gene encoding uncharacterized protein LOC131001172, producing MAFISFLGRLLFVSVFVLSAYQEFNEFGTDGGPAARQLKPKFSVFSKHVTTQTGFQIPHVEMKHLILGAIIMKSLGSLLFVFSSSFGAVILLLHQAISAPILYDFYNYDADKKEFAQLFVKFTQNLALLGALLFFIGMTNSMPRRSSKKKTPKAKTN from the exons aTGGCGTTCATTTCTTTCCTCGGTAGACTCCTGTTCGTCTCTGTCTTCGTTCTCTCCGCTTACCAAGA GTTCAATGAATTCGGTACTGATGGTGGACCAGCAGCAAGGCAATTAAAGCCAAAGTTCAGTGTTTTCTCAAAACATGTCACTACTCAAACTGGATTTCAAATTCCCCATGTAGAA ATGAAACATTTGATATTGGGAGCTATCATCATGAAGTCGCTTGGTAGCCTTTTGTTTGTCTTCAGCAGCTCTTTTGGAGCTGTGATTCTG CTACTCCATCAAGCTATTTCAGCACCTATCTTGTATGACTTCTACAACTACGATGCTGACAAGAAGGAATTTGCTCAGCTCTTTGTCAAGTTCACTCAG AACTTGGCGCTGCTCGGGGCCTTGCTCTTCTTCATTGGCATGACAAACTCAATGCCTCGGAGATCTTCAAAGAAGAAGACTCCTAAGGCGAAAACTAACTAG